The following are encoded together in the Bactrocera neohumeralis isolate Rockhampton chromosome 6, APGP_CSIRO_Bneo_wtdbg2-racon-allhic-juicebox.fasta_v2, whole genome shotgun sequence genome:
- the LOC126762698 gene encoding uncharacterized protein LOC126762698: MTRGEMALVNVDRKLKHLFDGNDWNVYDEKILNLGVGAPGPDLLQNCCDIFEAATKHRLKYEKQSNLSYLFQYGPTSGSLEIRNAIAEYFSSLYVDDRVKSEDLIITTGASQGLHFVLSTLLDLNGVIFVDEVTYMIALDTMKQFTTLSIVPLKLNDDGVDVKELEKIVQEKRFQSKSKTFWAMYYTIPTYHNPTGILFSEAVCQELANLARQYDFLILCDDVYNILNYTSSKPAKRLFAYDNGTGNIISNGSFAKLIGPGVRVGWLEVPARLKPILENSGILNSGGCFNNYTSGILASLFELKLAQEHIAIVKRAYKERMLAACEILEKNLPVSCKWIKPSGGYFIWISLPTNTDAGKLLQTCLQVEKIFFIIGSRFAYEPMVANNCLRLSISFHNKDKLVDGVTRFCAVLKRYLEEPKK; encoded by the exons ATGACTAGAGGTGAAATGGCGCTTGTCAATGTCGATCGCAAGCTAAAACATTTGTTTGATGGAAACGACTGGAATGTTTATGACGAAAAGATCCTTAATTTGGGCGTAGGTGCTCCAGGTCCAGATTTATTGCAGAACTGCTGTGATATTTTTGAAGCAGCTACAAAGCATAGACTA aaatatgaaaaacaaagcaatttatCTTATCTTTTCCAATACGGGCCCACTAGTGGTTCGTTAGAAATACGAAATGCTATCGCAGAATACTTCAGTTCACTATATGTTGATGATCGCGTAAAAAG TGAGGATCTTATTATAACAACTGGTGCATCGCAAGGACTACATTTTGTCTTATCAACTCTGCTTGATTTAAATGGTGTAATTTTTGTTGACGAAGTTACTTATATGATCGCATTGGATACTATGAAACAATTCACAACTCTTTCCATCGTACCGT taaaaCTTAATGACGATGGAGTAGATGTGAAGGAACTTGAAAAAATAGTACAGGAAAAACGGTTTCAATCAAAATCTAAAACCTTCTGGGCAATGTACTATACCATTCCAACTTATCATAATCCAACTGGTATACTTTTTTCTGAAG ctgtTTGCCAAGAGCTTGCGAATTTAGCTAGGCAATATGACTTCTTAATACTATGTGACGATGTTTATAATATTCTAAATTACACAAGTTCGAAGCCAGCGAAGCGCTTATTTGCCTACGATAATGGCACaggaaatataatttcaaatggAAGTTTCGCAAAGCTAATTGGACCAGGTGTTCGAGTAGGTTGGTTGGAGGTACCTGCCCGATTAAAACCAATTTTAGAAAATTC TGGAATCTTGAATAGTGGCGGCTGCTTCAATAATTATACATCGGGCATATTAGCCAGTCTTTTTGAACTAAAATTGGCACAAGAACATATTGCCATTGTGAAGCGTGCTTATAAAGAACGCATGTTGGCAGCTTGtgaaatacttgaaaaaaatttgcctGTCAGTTGCAAATGGATTAAACCGTCGGGAGGATATTTCATTTGGATTTCTCTACCAACAAATACAGATGCTGGGAAACTTTTACAAACATGTTTGCaagttgagaaaatattttttattatcggTTCTCGTTTTGCTTACGAACCTATGGTGGCAAATAATTGTTTACGTTTATCTATTTCATTTCACAACAAGGATAAATTAGTTGACGGTGTCACACGCTTCTGTGCAGTGCTGAAACGTTATCTGGAAGAACCCAAAAaatga